Proteins from a single region of Amorphus orientalis:
- a CDS encoding aspartate aminotransferase family protein — MNIVNKPNAPVLDSFWMPFTANRQFKQAPRLLVSAEGMHYTTDDGRKVLDGTAGLWCVNAGHGRERIATSVGEQLMRLDYAPSFQMGHPIAFDLAERLAEIAPGEGDATLDRIFYTNSGSESVDTALKIALAYQRAIGQSSRTRLIGRERGYHGVGFGGISVGGIVNNRRVFSQLPGTDHLRHTHDPERNSFVKGQPEHGADLADDLERLVALHGAETIAACIVEPVAGSTGVLIPPKGYLERLREICTKHGILLIFDEVITGFGRLGTPFAADRIGVVPDLMTTAKGLTNGTVPMGAVFASRTVHDALMHGPEAAIELFHGYTYSGHPAACAAAIASLDIYQQEGLFTRAAELEDAWQTAIHGLKTKPNVIDIRTMGLVAGIELSPRPDAVGKRGYEVFLDCYQNGVMVRVTADTIALSPPLIVEPDQIEQIAATIGEALDRVG, encoded by the coding sequence ATGAACATCGTGAACAAGCCGAACGCGCCCGTGCTGGACAGCTTCTGGATGCCGTTTACGGCGAACCGGCAATTCAAGCAGGCGCCGCGCCTGCTCGTGTCGGCCGAAGGGATGCACTACACGACCGACGACGGCCGCAAGGTCCTCGACGGCACCGCCGGTCTGTGGTGCGTGAACGCCGGCCACGGCCGCGAGCGGATCGCCACCTCGGTGGGCGAACAGCTGATGCGGCTCGACTATGCGCCGTCGTTCCAGATGGGCCACCCGATCGCCTTCGATCTGGCCGAGCGGCTGGCCGAGATCGCCCCCGGCGAGGGCGACGCCACCCTCGACCGCATCTTCTACACCAACTCCGGTTCCGAATCCGTCGACACCGCGCTGAAGATTGCGCTCGCCTATCAGCGCGCCATCGGCCAGAGCAGCCGCACCCGGCTGATCGGCCGCGAGCGCGGCTATCACGGCGTCGGCTTCGGCGGCATCTCCGTCGGCGGCATCGTCAACAACCGCCGCGTCTTCAGCCAGCTTCCCGGCACCGATCATCTGCGCCACACCCACGACCCGGAGCGCAACAGCTTCGTGAAGGGACAGCCGGAGCACGGCGCCGATCTCGCCGACGATCTGGAGCGGCTGGTGGCGCTGCACGGCGCGGAGACCATCGCGGCCTGCATCGTGGAGCCGGTGGCCGGCTCGACCGGCGTCCTGATCCCGCCGAAGGGCTATCTGGAGCGCCTGCGCGAGATCTGCACCAAGCACGGCATCCTGTTGATCTTCGACGAGGTCATCACCGGCTTCGGGCGCCTCGGCACGCCGTTCGCCGCCGACCGGATCGGTGTCGTCCCGGACCTGATGACCACCGCCAAGGGGCTGACCAACGGCACCGTCCCGATGGGCGCCGTGTTCGCCAGCCGCACCGTCCACGACGCGCTGATGCACGGCCCGGAGGCCGCCATCGAGCTCTTCCACGGCTACACCTATTCCGGCCACCCGGCGGCCTGCGCGGCCGCCATCGCCTCCCTCGACATCTACCAGCAGGAAGGCCTGTTCACCCGGGCGGCCGAGCTGGAGGACGCGTGGCAGACCGCCATTCACGGCCTCAAGACCAAGCCCAACGTGATCGACATCCGCACCATGGGTCTGGTCGCCGGCATCGAGCTCTCGCCGCGTCCCGACGCGGTCGGCAAGCGCGGCTACGAGGTCTTCCTCGACTGCTACCAGAACGGGGTGATGGTCCGCGTCACGGCCGACACGATCGCCCTGTCGCCGCCGCTCATCGTCGAGCCCGATCAGATCGAGCAGATCGCCGCCACCATCGGCGAGGCCCTCGACCGGGTCGGCTAA
- a CDS encoding cupin domain-containing protein yields MSNTRKGQPPAPIDIGGRLRQLRMARNLSQRELAKRVGVTNSTISLIESNGSNPSVGALKRILDGLPIGLAEFFAYEPDRPQKAFYRSDELVEIGKGPISFRQVGEMMFGRSLQILKECYQPGSDTGKVPLVHEGEEGGIVLSGRLEVTVDEERRVLGPGDAYYFESRRPHRFRCVGPQPCEVVSACTPPTF; encoded by the coding sequence ATGTCGAACACTCGAAAAGGGCAGCCGCCGGCGCCGATCGATATCGGCGGACGTCTCAGGCAACTGCGCATGGCGCGCAACCTGTCGCAGCGCGAACTGGCCAAGCGCGTCGGGGTTACAAATTCCACCATCTCGCTGATCGAATCAAACGGGTCGAACCCGTCGGTCGGCGCGCTGAAGCGGATTCTCGACGGGCTGCCGATCGGGCTGGCGGAATTCTTCGCCTACGAGCCGGACCGGCCGCAGAAGGCCTTCTACCGGTCCGACGAGCTGGTCGAGATCGGCAAGGGGCCGATCTCCTTCCGCCAGGTCGGCGAGATGATGTTCGGGCGCAGCCTGCAGATCCTGAAGGAGTGCTACCAGCCCGGCTCCGACACCGGGAAGGTGCCGCTGGTGCACGAGGGCGAGGAGGGCGGCATCGTGCTGTCCGGCCGGCTGGAGGTGACGGTGGACGAGGAGCGCCGGGTGCTCGGGCCGGGCGACGCGTACTATTTCGAAAGCCGGCGGCCGCACCGGTTCCGCTGCGTCGGGCCGCAACCCTGCGAGGTGGTCAGCGCGTGCACGCCGCCGACCTTCTGA
- a CDS encoding ABC transporter substrate-binding protein yields MMRAIRIAVASLVAVMVAAVGGWGPETASAQSRDETLRMVVSGTINTLDPMTLGATPASIALSAATYDRLVAFEREPQKGEAGIYVFDFERLRGELAERVEVSDDGLTITVHLRPDATWQDGSPVTADDVKWSLDRAVSAKTMSKAQLKTGSLTSPDQFEIVDEQTVEITLPHVDRLALANLASLYAPMFNSALVKREAGPDDPWGVEWLQANTASSGAYEVESFRPGEAVVLSRNDAWTGGQMPDFPRVIVQTVPEPALRAALVERGDADVTTDLLPEDLARLRDADDVKVISAPRPTAFTAVIFNTQMAPFDDPLVRQAVALALPYEAMLQAAVSGFGGKLYGAEWTDGPPSAQFPQALPLDTDIAAAKAKLAEAGYPDGFETTLSYSVNRASWAEPAAALVQEALARIGIRVDVRKLPDPQMAEAITEKTLPMLLERSYALFPSADYFFRIFLSGSSRWNFSSWLNETVDALIEEARFEPDPETYDRLAKEMIAIAADEVPMALLWQPTQDVVMGADIDGFTTWYHYYVDVRDLGRD; encoded by the coding sequence ATGATGAGGGCCATCCGCATCGCCGTCGCATCGCTGGTCGCGGTCATGGTCGCAGCCGTCGGGGGTTGGGGACCGGAGACGGCGTCCGCCCAGTCGCGGGACGAGACCCTGCGCATGGTGGTGAGCGGCACCATCAACACCCTCGACCCGATGACGCTGGGCGCCACCCCAGCCTCGATCGCGTTGAGTGCGGCGACCTACGACCGGCTGGTGGCCTTCGAGCGCGAGCCGCAGAAGGGCGAGGCCGGAATCTACGTGTTCGACTTCGAGCGATTGCGCGGCGAACTGGCGGAGCGGGTGGAGGTCAGCGACGACGGGCTGACGATCACCGTCCATCTGCGCCCGGACGCCACCTGGCAGGACGGGTCGCCGGTGACGGCGGACGACGTGAAATGGTCGCTCGACCGGGCCGTCAGCGCCAAAACCATGTCCAAGGCGCAGCTGAAGACCGGCTCGCTGACCAGCCCGGACCAGTTCGAGATCGTGGATGAGCAGACGGTGGAGATCACGCTGCCCCATGTCGACCGGCTGGCGCTGGCCAACCTCGCCTCGCTCTACGCGCCGATGTTCAACAGCGCGCTGGTGAAGCGCGAGGCGGGACCCGACGATCCGTGGGGCGTGGAGTGGCTGCAGGCCAACACCGCCAGCAGCGGCGCCTACGAGGTGGAGAGCTTCCGGCCGGGCGAGGCGGTGGTGCTGTCGCGCAACGACGCATGGACCGGTGGGCAGATGCCGGACTTTCCGCGCGTGATCGTGCAGACCGTGCCGGAACCCGCGCTGCGCGCCGCCCTGGTGGAGCGGGGCGACGCCGACGTGACCACGGATCTCCTGCCGGAGGACCTGGCCCGGCTGCGCGATGCCGACGACGTGAAGGTGATTTCCGCGCCGCGCCCGACGGCGTTCACGGCGGTGATCTTCAACACGCAGATGGCGCCGTTCGACGATCCGCTGGTGCGTCAGGCGGTGGCGCTGGCGCTGCCCTATGAGGCGATGCTGCAGGCGGCGGTGTCCGGCTTCGGCGGCAAGCTCTACGGGGCGGAGTGGACCGACGGGCCGCCCTCGGCCCAGTTCCCCCAGGCGCTGCCGCTCGACACCGACATTGCGGCGGCGAAGGCGAAGCTCGCCGAGGCCGGCTATCCGGACGGGTTCGAGACGACGCTTTCCTACTCCGTCAACCGGGCGTCCTGGGCCGAACCGGCTGCCGCCCTGGTGCAGGAGGCGCTGGCCAGGATCGGAATCCGGGTGGACGTGCGCAAGCTGCCGGACCCGCAGATGGCCGAGGCGATCACCGAGAAGACGCTGCCGATGCTGCTGGAGCGCTCCTACGCGCTGTTTCCGTCCGCCGACTATTTCTTCCGGATTTTCCTGAGCGGCTCGTCGCGCTGGAATTTTTCGAGCTGGTTGAACGAGACCGTGGACGCCCTGATCGAGGAGGCGCGGTTCGAGCCGGACCCGGAGACCTATGACCGTCTGGCCAAGGAGATGATCGCGATCGCGGCCGACGAGGTGCCGATGGCGCTGCTCTGGCAGCCGACCCAGGACGTGGTGATGGGCGCCGACATCGACGGCTTCACCACCTGGTACCACTACTATGTCGACGTGCGGGATCTCGGGCGCGACTGA
- the betA gene encoding choline dehydrogenase yields MTEVDFVIVGSGSAGAALAARLSEDGKHSVLVLEYGGSDVGPFIQMPAALSYPMNMDRYDWGFASEPEPGLGGRRLVTPRGKVIGGSSSINGMVYVRGHARDFDHWAESGATGWAYADVLPYYKRMENWHDGGHGGDPDWRGKSGPLHVSRGKRDNPLFHAFVEAGRQAGFELTDDYNGEKQEGFGPMEQTVWKGRRWSTANAYLKPALKRSNLDLMRCFARKVVIENGRAVGVEIERGGKVEVVRARREVILSASSINTPKLLMLSGIGPGAHLSEYGIDVVADRPGVGKNLQDHLEVYVQQACTQPITLYKYWNLWGKARVGAEWLFFKTGHGASNQFESAAFLRSKPGVEYPDIQYHFMPIAVRYDGQAAAEGHGFQAHVGPMRSPSRGEITLKSADPAEAPRIVFNYMSTEQDWIDFRHCVRLTREIFSQPAFEPYRGKEIQPGADAQSDEALDAFIAENAESAYHPCGTAKMGRADDPMAVVDPECRVIGVDGLRVVDSSIFPRIPNGNLNGPSIMVGEKASDLILGKPPLPADNAEPWINPRWETSDR; encoded by the coding sequence ATGACCGAAGTGGATTTCGTGATCGTCGGCTCCGGCTCCGCCGGGGCGGCATTGGCCGCACGCCTGTCGGAGGACGGCAAGCATTCCGTGCTCGTGCTGGAATATGGCGGCTCGGACGTGGGCCCGTTCATCCAGATGCCGGCCGCGCTGTCCTATCCGATGAACATGGACCGCTACGACTGGGGCTTCGCATCGGAGCCTGAGCCGGGTCTCGGCGGCCGGCGGCTGGTGACGCCGCGCGGCAAGGTGATCGGCGGCTCGTCGTCCATCAACGGGATGGTCTATGTGCGCGGCCACGCGCGCGATTTCGACCACTGGGCGGAGAGCGGGGCCACCGGCTGGGCCTATGCCGACGTGCTTCCCTACTATAAGCGGATGGAGAACTGGCACGACGGGGGGCACGGCGGCGACCCGGACTGGCGTGGAAAGTCGGGTCCGCTGCACGTTTCGCGCGGCAAGCGCGACAACCCGCTCTTCCACGCCTTCGTGGAGGCGGGCCGGCAGGCCGGCTTCGAACTGACGGACGACTACAACGGCGAGAAGCAGGAAGGCTTCGGGCCGATGGAGCAGACGGTCTGGAAAGGGCGGCGCTGGTCGACGGCGAACGCCTATCTGAAGCCGGCGCTCAAACGCTCCAACCTCGACCTGATGCGCTGCTTCGCCCGCAAAGTGGTGATCGAGAACGGGCGTGCCGTCGGCGTGGAGATCGAGCGCGGCGGCAAGGTCGAGGTGGTGCGGGCCCGCCGCGAGGTGATCCTGTCGGCCTCGTCGATCAATACCCCGAAACTCCTGATGCTGTCCGGCATCGGTCCCGGTGCGCATCTCTCGGAATACGGGATCGACGTGGTCGCGGACCGTCCGGGCGTCGGCAAGAACCTGCAGGATCACCTAGAGGTCTACGTCCAGCAGGCGTGCACCCAGCCGATCACGCTCTACAAATACTGGAACCTTTGGGGCAAGGCGCGGGTCGGCGCGGAGTGGCTGTTCTTCAAGACCGGCCACGGCGCCTCCAACCAGTTCGAGAGCGCGGCGTTCCTGCGGTCGAAGCCGGGCGTGGAATATCCCGACATCCAGTATCACTTCATGCCGATCGCGGTGCGCTATGACGGCCAGGCGGCGGCGGAAGGCCACGGCTTCCAGGCCCATGTCGGGCCGATGCGGTCACCCTCGCGCGGAGAGATCACGCTGAAGAGCGCCGATCCGGCCGAGGCGCCGCGGATCGTCTTCAACTACATGTCCACGGAGCAGGACTGGATCGACTTCCGCCACTGCGTGCGGCTGACCCGGGAGATCTTTTCCCAGCCGGCGTTCGAGCCCTATCGCGGCAAGGAGATCCAGCCGGGCGCCGACGCCCAGAGCGACGAGGCGCTCGATGCCTTCATCGCCGAGAACGCCGAAAGCGCCTACCACCCGTGCGGAACGGCGAAGATGGGCCGGGCCGACGACCCGATGGCGGTGGTCGATCCGGAATGCCGGGTGATCGGCGTGGACGGGCTGCGGGTGGTGGATTCGTCGATCTTCCCGCGCATCCCCAACGGCAACCTGAACGGTCCGTCGATCATGGTGGGCGAGAAAGCCTCCGATCTCATTCTCGGCAAGCCGCCGCTGCCGGCCGACAACGCCGAGCCCTGGATCAATCCGCGCTGGGAAACGTCCGACCGCTGA